The genomic stretch AATCATGTGCTTGATGAAATTCTTtagtttttctctcttcttgtgtGTGATCATGTGCTCGATTAAATACCTTAGTTGAAAAGCCTAGGCAATCTTCAACATTACTTCACAGTATCATGCATCAACCCTAGACAAGCATTTACTAATAATAGTAGTTGTGATATACGTTAGCATAAACTTTCGACATATGTTGACAGGATTTGGCAGTGCTTCGTAAGTGCTCGATGAATGGCTAATGAAGTTTTTTTGGTTGATATAATGACcccatttttcaaaatcatGGCTACGGCACTGACAACAACCCACTTTTTCGGGGGTCAAGAAGACTTATAAAGACATTAAGCCTTCTCATAGTCATCATCATGTGATTTAATATCATAAAGTATCGTACTTAGAACACACCGTGTAAAATAAAAGTCTGAAATTCATCTTCAGTTAACTCCTAAATCATAGTTAATTAACTCCTATTTTGTCACAATTAATGATTATTTAACCTTATGCATGCGTGATGAGGAAATGATGAGATATCGACTAGCTACCATAGCTACACCCACATTCGTTTGAGTTGATGGTGagagtgccacgtggcattgtatGTACCACTGCTTTATCTTTCCTTGGGCATGGTCGGTGGAATTCCGGCGCCTTACTTTTTCCTCTCAAACGGGTCTCTCTACTCCTTCTTCAACAAGTTTTATTCTCATATTCTCCACATACTTGCAGAATAATTTAATCTTCAAAAGTACAGACGGCTGTTTGGTTGATTTTAGTAGTTCTCTACTAAACTCACAAAGCCAATTTCAAGTTGAGAAAATCACAACCACATACCTTTCTTTGCCATTCTGTGTAATACTGTGTATTCAACTCACCAAGCACCGAAAACTGTCTGCAAAACAAGAAGCAGAAAATGTTTACTTTCATGTAAGTTGGGTCAATTTCAAGTAATATGTTGGTTGGGTAACCCTAGAATACTtcataattataaaataattagcATCACATACCTAGCTTTATATTTGTTGCTTTGCTTTAATTCCATTAATTCCATTAATATATATACGCGAGACAAGTGAACTTGGAATTCCTTAACTAAACATTTCTACAGCTTGTGAATCGCTTCTTCTTTTGAGCTCCTTTTTAATTTCGTTCATGAAACAATTCATGAAAGTTGTATTAgtttcgtttttaattttgtggATCATCACATATATGTCATAGATATTAGCTAGCTTAATTAGTAGGAAAcacttttttataatttttttatttttttttataattcatTTCTTTCATGATTGATGGTGTACCAGATtatgataaaaaaagaaagcaCATGAAGAAGAGAAGCATATCATGATTAATTCGTGAAGTGAAGTTATCATTGCAAAGAGAATAGAAATCTGCGTGTTGAGCTGAAATGATGAACCAATGACGAGAGAGTCCAGAAGATGATTAAGAGTCTCGTTAGTGAAGCAGATTTAAAAGAAGCAGGAGCTGGCAGTGCAAGTCGTGATGAACCAGCTAATAAAATCTcatcaaaccctaatttatctCGTTCATCAACTCCATGGCCAAGGTTGAAGGATCCAAGGATTGTACGTGTGTCCCGAGCTTTTGGAGGAAAGGACAGGCATAGCAAGGTTTGCACCATAAGAGGGCTTCGAGATCGGCGGGTGAGGCTATCAGTACCCACTGCAATCCAATTGTATGATCTTCAAGAAAAGCTTGGTCTTAACCAGCCTAGCAAGGTTGTCGATTGGTTGCTTGATGCCGCTAAGCATGAAATCGATGAACTTCCTCCGCTGCCAATGCCACCACCCGGGACTTTTGGTTTAAATCATCCATCATTAGTGCTCACTTCATCTCATGATGATCAAACCAATGCTCATCCCCAATTATCTCATAATCATAGAGGAGAAGGCCCTAGCAGTGGAATAGATAGATCAAATGTTTGGCCTACTAATTTGGATGCTCTTTGGCGAGCAAAGTCgaaagaaattgcaagagaCACAAGAAATGAGGAGGAAGGAAAACGGAAAGATAATCTTGGAATATCAGATGATCAAAAACAAGCAGGCAATAATATTGATGGTAATTCATCAAACGCATTCTTAACCAGAGGTAGCACTACCAACCCTCCGTTCTTTCCAGGTCTCCTGAATAGTTCTACGAATATGCCTTATGATTATCAAAATTGGGATCATCCTCATCAGACTTCAAGTTTTCCACTATCTCAATTAGGAAGCCATGGATTCCAATCCCAAACTACAGATCCCCACAATTTCCTTAATGTCCTCTCGTTGCCATCCACATTGTCTTTATCAACGACACAATCTTATTTTCCTTCGCATAACGCGGCGGCTACAGGAGAGATAGATCCAAGACAATTAAACCATTTGCAATTGCTCAACTCAAGTAGTAGTACTAGTACTTCACAAAACCTATTGCCCAATTCTCTATCTACACCAGCTCTATACCCTAGTAGCCAAACTCTGAGAGCACCCCATTTGAGTATGGTAACTAAGCTTGTGCATTCTTCAAACAACACTGGAAGTGGTCATCAGCCAAATAACGATCAGGGGCCTCTGCATCGATGATGCGTACTGATGCTTTTAATTCAAAGACTCATGAAAGGCTAACAAGCTTGCTTTAATGGCTCAGATTGGTATTTCTTAAATGGGAGCTAGGTATAGCTAGGGAGCGCAGGCAAAGGTACAAGAACACATCTTACTTTACGGGGTTTAGTCAGTCTTCTTATTAATGTTCATTTCAGATTAAAGATGCTAtatatgatttgatttcctaCTTATTTTGGTTTATATTATTTGACATTTGCATTTGAAATTAAAGTAATAAGAAAGAGAGTTTTCGAGCATAAATTCGAGTGGAGCATTGGTAATGGTGTGAAGATACATTGTGTTCATTATTCATATTCGACTGAATGTCAGTTAGATTCGGTGTATGCTATGTTGTTAGAGTCAAATTAGTTTTGTATAACTAAATGCCAATGGAATTGTGCGCCATGGCATTATCTCTTTATGTATGCGTGGGGATGGCCTTATTTCAGATATATACAACTTCGCGAGATTGTTCTCTGCAAACTATCATTAATTGTTCTCTCTCTAACTAAGCTAGCAACTGTAAACAAAgattatttaccaaaaaaaaaaaaaaaactgtaaagaAAGATTTAAAACcctagagaaagagagagagatcgagagATTGTAGAAGGAGCGACCTGAAATGTCTaagcttgttttctttttaatttctgcTAGACATCAGGCAGGAGTGCAAACATGACAGGATCGAGTAAATGTAGTAGTGTATATTATTACCAGTTGAATAGGCTTCTGATCGAGAGGGAGGTAAAGTAAGTAAGAAGAGAGTCTGCAGGCTTTAATTGTACGACCTAGACTGTGATTACGAGAGCAGTAGCTAGTGTCAACATCACATACACAAGATCcaacaacataattatatatatatatatatatatatatatatatttacttgCAAGAAATCTGGTGCTGGATTGACAATTTTGCTAGTTATATAGGGTTATgagtgttttgtgttggaattaTTACCTATATGTTGAACTAGAGCAGTTAATTTGAATCTGGTGTTAAGAGAATATGATATCTCTAGCTAGGGCATTTCATGTGTCCTTGAACCCAGCTGTTTACATCATAAGAAACTATCAAAAGCCTATCTGCATATGAAGTTATTTTCACACACCAAATTTCTCCTTGTGCACAttgaattaataaataaaagagaatCCAATGAGACAAATAAACAGTGTGCgtaaaggaagaaaaatgaagtCATTTCCCTTTCTACATCACACTGGTGTACTGGATCGATACATAGATGTTTGAACGGTTAGAAGCCATTTCCATTTCTACAACAACTTGTTTATGAGTGCACCAGTGTTTGAACAGTTAGATTGAAATTGTCAAAATCCAATCGTTCAATGCCCTACTATAACGTATAGTACTCACCAGTGCACTATAGATTTTCGtcataaaaatatgaatttttttttttttttgtcaagacCGTAAAAAGATATACATGATTGCGAATGAATTTTGTTAAGCAGATTTAGTATAACAAGTCCTTCGTCAGGAGTTGATGAGCAGTACAAGTAGTTAGAACTGCAAAAGCTTTATGTGTTGCCTCCCTGCTTAATTTGTTTTACATAGATATGATGGATCAGTACTGTTACAGGAGGCACAGGAGTAGCACTGTTCCATGCAGTTGGCgcataacaatcaagaaaaGAGGATTGGCCAAGACAAATGAAGTTACGAAAACATAGAAAGTGAAGTCGATCTGATTCATTTCAGGCAAATTAAGCagtagtataaaaataaaaatcactcGTACTTTCTGTTCCTTTCTGTTCTTTCTACTTCCCGTGAATCCAAAATCACTCATACCTTCTGATCTAGTCCCGTCAATGTCTCATCATGGTCGTCAAGTCTTGATCTGTGATTGATCATAGTTCACACATCTTCCGAACCTAGTGTTGATGAGAATTTGAAGGCAAAATTACTGTTCCTACTTGATACATGCATGCATTGACTGTACTGCACAATTGACCGTTGATCAAATTCAATGTCTTAATCCAACAGCTTCAAAAACGTTGATATTTAGTGTTTCTAGGTACCCCAAAAAATTACGCAAAACTAACATAATTAACAATTGTTTCAACAACTTAAAATTGGCAGCTAATGATCTTTGAATTTGATCCAaccaacttaaaaaaaaaaactggcgCACTTATTGCATGTGGCTTTATCAACAATTAGAGTCCCAATTCGCAAATGATTAAATGAATTTATTGAAGTGATTTTCGCACTCATCTTTCTTTATTCTGCACTTTCAGTCGTTGGACTGAATAAGTAACAAAAACAATGAGAAAATGAGGTAAGAGAAATTGAGTGTGAAAATTATTACcctcaatttatttaattattattattattttaagtaaaaacaagtaatttGACCGAAATGTGTTTCAAGCATCCTTAAGACACCGGGAGAAAGATTTATACTACTTGTCGCAAAGTTCATCAGTCCTCGCTCTAAAAACGACAAGTCGTGGAAAAACCTCCCTCTCTCctttccctccctctctctctctctctccccctctccccGATTCCCTTCTTCTCGTTCGCAAGTGGTGACAAGCTTGAGAGCTCCCAAACTCCCATACAAGCTTCAACGCCCTTCTCGATCCAGAGgtttttctagggttttagcCCAACCACAAAATTCAATCTCTCTCTTCAAAgaaacggttttttttttttttgttgtttttttttgcactcaatTCGGATCGAACGGTGTTCCGAGCGCCGCCGTATCTCTGAGCTCAGCCTCTGCTCCGCCGGTGCTTCAGTTGGATCGTAAAAGCGTGGATTTCACCGGTAAACTTCCTCCTCaaagtttctttctttctgtagTTTGCGCCTTTTTTTCAACTCAATTGGTTTGATTTGAATTCCAGGACAGAAGTTTTAGGGTTTGCTTTTTTAATTTCGAGAAAGCTCCAGAATATTAAGCtttgattcatttttttttatataaatatttttgcattttgtttttgtaatttgtaaCGGCTAGTAGTTCCATTGATTGGAAGCTCCCTTTCGCTAAGAAAAGATTTCATAAccgaaacgaaaaaaaaaaatcaaatcgtTGTATCAGGTCCAGCTCAGTGAAGTTCTTTTATCTTATGTTGTTTGTTTCTTGCATTTTCTTAGGAAGAACACCGAGGGATAATCGATAAATTGATGATTTTTGGCGGGTAGAAAAGGTGGGGTTTGGCAGGGTTTCACGAAGAATGTTGGTTTTGATTATACTGCATTGGGTGGCCTGATATGAGGGGTTGAATATGACCGATGGGGGTGTGGAGAGTCGAAGAGAGCATGAACAACACAATAGAACACAGAGAAAATCGAGTGGTGATGACTTTGCACGAGCAATTGCAAAGATTGCAATAGCGCAAGTATGTGAGATAGTGGGGTTTCAGACGTTCCAGTTGTCTGCTCTCGAAAAACTCTCTGATGTTTCTGTTCAGTACATTCATAACATTGGAAAGACTGCACATTTATATGCTAATTTAGCTGGTAGAACGGAATGCAATGTTTTTGATATCATTCAAGGGTTGGAAGATTTGGGCTTGGTGCAGGGATTTTTAGGTGCTTCAGATGTTGATCATTGTCTTACAAGTTCAGGGACAGTTAGGGAAATTGCTCAGTATGTTGCTGAAACTGAGCATATTCCATTTTCCTACTCTATTCTTCAATTCCCAGTTGTTAAGGACCGAAATCTGAATCCTAGTTTTTGGCAAAGCGGCGTAGAGACACCTGGTGAGCATATACCTAGTTGGTTGCCTGCTTTTCCTGAACCACATACATATGCCCAGTCACCCATCTTGAATGAGAGAGCTATAGAACCTCAAACTGATATGGTTGAGCAAGAAAAACAACAGAGAAATGTGGAGCGGTCTCTATTCAATTTGCAGCGGAGGCTGTTATGCAACGGGTCGGAGGGACCCTCTGTTGAGTCTGAAGATGCTGATAAGGCAAAACAAGCAAGAGAAAGTAACCCTTTTCTTGCTACACCTCTGCAATATGGGGAGACGGATGTATCTCATGTTGCTTTTCCATCTAAAATTTCAAGTGAAGCCACAGCGGGAAATGTTGTTGCTGAGAACCATGTCCTGAATCAGTGTTCACTGCTGGAGACCCTTGCTCCAGCTATTGAAACAATGAAGAGTGGATCATGTGAATCAGAGGAGGGGCAGAAAGAGATTCTTGTGAGCAGAAGACCAATTGTGCAATTTAAGGTTGGAATTGCAAAGAAGTCCTTGAGTACTACGTTTCATTCGAGCCCATACAAcaagggttttcggaaaacctattccTTGTTTGAAAGAGAATTTGAGAAggatgaaaagaaaaggagggCTGAGAAAATTCTGAGGGATTCCATGGAAAACCCAGAGGAGCTTGCTGAGTTGTAAATTAGGTTGTTTTTTTACTAGAATTTGTACACTTGTTTTAGGATACTGGCAGTGGAAGCTGGCTCGCATAGTTGTCTGCATCTGGACATTGTACAATGGATATTACAAAATTCTGGAGGGAATTTTCCCACTTTAACGAGTTTCAAAGGTATGTTAGTGTCAGTTGCAGTGATACACCAGTTAATGATTCTTTCTAAtagaaattattttgttttcgttATTTTATGATACTAATCTCAATGCGTGCACAAGTATTATATTATTGCTAATCTGTTGTGTACTTTGTTGATTTATCAACGTGTAAACGAAAGAGAGTCAAAATTGATGTTTAGTTTCTTATTTATAGAGCAGAGAAAGGTTGAATGTGTTTTCCTGTCCAATAAATTGCGCGTAACTGGAATGAGAAATTGGAAGCGAAAGATGCATACACCATAATTGTATTATAGATCTGTGTCCTCTATCAAAGATTTACATGCTAGAGACTAACTTTTTACCAGTGGTTATTTGTGGCTTTTCAGAAGATAAAACTACACAATAGTTATGaccttaaaataaaatattactcCCTCTCCTGTTCTATCCAACAAAAcctggaaaagaaaaacaaaagaggtAAAGGACTCCAAGGAAATGATTAAGACTACATAAGAATATTCTTTTTGATGGAAAAGATCAATGTTATCAACTGCCCCTTCTTGGCAAGTCTGCAATGCCTACCACTAACCATGTGCAAACCAGCTACATCTCCACCATTCAAAACTTCAGTTACAGAGCGTTAGAGATCAACCATCCAACACCAAACCCTGAATTTAACCTTCACAATCCGCCCAATTCCTTGATTGATGTGTTATCTGGCGATATGATGCTTCACGAACTATCTTCCTCATCATCTAAGCTGCCATTTGAGTTTTTGAAATCAATATTTCCTTAGCCCCTTCTCAGAAAAAAGTTGCCTGCAATGCCCACCGGACCAACCATGCAGGCCAACTGAATCATCACTCACAATTTCATTTATCAAATCTTTAAAGATCAACCGCTCGACATCCAACACTACAGAAGGAATTTCACTGTCACACTCTGTCCAGTTCTTTGCTTTATCCGTGAAATCTTCCAACAAGATGTTTCTCAAACTTTCATCCTCGTCATCCAGGCTGCCATTCAAGTTCGTTCTCTGTAGCTGATCAACCTCTGAACACAATTCTTTCAGAAGCTGCTGGCTTCTTGGTTTCCCATCTGCCAGCTTGTTTGGTGGGAACCACTGCTTCAAAGAATCTCCCACCACTAGTTTGTGAACAAGGAATTCATTAACAACCTCAAATACttgttttctttgaattttCTCATCAGGTTTAGGCTGGAGATCAGAAGGCATTGTATTTGTTCTGATATCTTCCAGTGCAAGGAACAAATTAGGGTTGATCAGGTGGTCTGATGTGTTCAGCTCACTGGTTGTCCAGGCAGATTCAAGGTACCCGAGAATACCTGACGCCAGCAATATATCTGAAATGTACATGTGGTCTGGATTTGTACTGTCACAGAGGGGACCAGTGATGGGGTCCTCATGTGTCCTGCTCATGCATCGATGATTCTGAATCAGGTTCTCTAATCTTTTATGATCAATTTCTGCCCCAAGACTGGGCATTGTGTTGTTGGATAACAGAGCTTGGTTCATTGGGTCATACTCTGCTATCTCCAGAATTTGTGCTTCATCGTCTGCAGCAAGAAATTCGAGGAAATTTAATACACGTCTTGCATTCTATACTACATGTAAGGGCTCAGTTGCACAAGAACTATACCTTTGAAGGCACTTGATATCTTCTTCACTGGAGATGGTGAGTCATCGCGATAGAATGTGGAATCAAGAACAGAGACAGGGCTTGGTTGTTCGGAGGAAGCTTTCCTAGTTTCTGCCATTGACCTGTCATCAATCAACCCCACTACTGGGTGCTGTGGGAAAGAAAACAGAACATCTTTCAACCCAGATAAGAAAATAGCTTACAGGAATGAATGAGAACTAGGACACCCTTACCTTTATTTTTTGGTTATGCTTGTTGAAATGCGTGCCTGTGATCGTATCTGATTGATGAATGCTTGTGGCCTCTGTGTCTGTATGCGAGGCCAAGCTGATGGTGCTCCCAGATTGCTGAGAAGTGGAATCGTCGTGATGACTCATATCTCTCGTCTTGGTGCTAGTCTCCCTCAGTTGCACATTACTTTGATGCAAATTGGGTGTCTTATGCCCAAGTTTTCTACCTGGGGTGGTTGCTTCTAGTGACTGCCTGGTGTGTTGCCTTCTCGTCATGCTTGAATTCGATGATGGAGTGCTTGGAGGAGATTGCTTCTCCAATCCAAGTCTTCTCTGTTGCATTTTCGGGCTCGTGACTCCTGGACTCCTACTTGAGCTGGTGACTTTTTCTTCACTCATAGTTTGCGATGCCTTTGGTTTTTGTGCAGATTTCAAAGTTCTTGTGTTAGAATTATCATCAGTGGAATGGAGTTGTCGATTGAAAAGATCTCTGACGTGATTGTTCCTTGGTGTCAGATCTTTGGCTGTTTTCTTGTCGACCAATCCCTTTCTGTTATCACCAGGGTCACTGGTCCGAAGCTTCCGAAGACCCAATGTGTCATTCATGGAATTCACCATGGAAGCAGAGCTGTGGGTTTTATCAATGAGTTTAGCTGGTTTCAGTATGACAGTGGGTGATTTATAACTCTTTGGAGATTGGGAACCCTTGGCCGTGGCAGGAACTGATATGTTACTTTGTAGATATCTCTGGCTTGCTGATACTGTGCTGTCCAAAGAAATGCTTTTGTTGCTTATTTGAGATGCAAAATTTGAGGCGTGATCCTTTCCTGTATCTGTCATTCCTTTCGTCTTCTGCATCGCTTCAAGTATTTGCTTAAGAGCTCTGAGATCCTTTCCTGATTTTTTGAACTCAAGATCTGCCAGCCTTTTTTCCATTTCACCATATACTGAAGATGATGAATTTGGAGCTTTTATAGGTTCTTCTTGTTGCTTGAAATCTGATCGTTGAGAACCTTTGCTTCTGTGTGGCTGCCTCCACGGAGCTGCTTCTATTGGAAACTTAGAATTGGAGGTGGGCTTCATGACCGGATCAATGCCTCTCCTCTGCGGTGAGCTGTCTTTCTTCGTATTTGCAAGGAGTATCCCAGAAAAAGTATCTTGCTTGTTTTCA from Pyrus communis chromosome 7, drPyrComm1.1, whole genome shotgun sequence encodes the following:
- the LOC137740031 gene encoding transcription factor TCP13-like; its protein translation is MIKSLVSEADLKEAGAGSASRDEPANKISSNPNLSRSSTPWPRLKDPRIVRVSRAFGGKDRHSKVCTIRGLRDRRVRLSVPTAIQLYDLQEKLGLNQPSKVVDWLLDAAKHEIDELPPLPMPPPGTFGLNHPSLVLTSSHDDQTNAHPQLSHNHRGEGPSSGIDRSNVWPTNLDALWRAKSKEIARDTRNEEEGKRKDNLGISDDQKQAGNNIDGNSSNAFLTRGSTTNPPFFPGLLNSSTNMPYDYQNWDHPHQTSSFPLSQLGSHGFQSQTTDPHNFLNVLSLPSTLSLSTTQSYFPSHNAAATGEIDPRQLNHLQLLNSSSSTSTSQNLLPNSLSTPALYPSSQTLRAPHLSMVTKLVHSSNNTGSGHQPNNDQGPLHR
- the LOC137738951 gene encoding transcription initiation factor TFIID subunit 8-like, giving the protein MTDGGVESRREHEQHNRTQRKSSGDDFARAIAKIAIAQVCEIVGFQTFQLSALEKLSDVSVQYIHNIGKTAHLYANLAGRTECNVFDIIQGLEDLGLVQGFLGASDVDHCLTSSGTVREIAQYVAETEHIPFSYSILQFPVVKDRNLNPSFWQSGVETPGEHIPSWLPAFPEPHTYAQSPILNERAIEPQTDMVEQEKQQRNVERSLFNLQRRLLCNGSEGPSVESEDADKAKQARESNPFLATPLQYGETDVSHVAFPSKISSEATAGNVVAENHVLNQCSLLETLAPAIETMKSGSCESEEGQKEILVSRRPIVQFKVGIAKKSLSTTFHSSPYNKGFRKTYSLFEREFEKDEKKRRAEKILRDSMENPEELAEL
- the LOC137738950 gene encoding protein LONGIFOLIA 1-like; protein product: MSDFLPGIYRNGGFKGVSWCVCEARGGKEVEVKMSAKILHSLTDENRDLHKQIGCMSGIFQLFDRHHFLSGRRINGRNHKRLHPGENCNHAVEPSTVQKATEKIRKKAVKEKQRNSTESSKTTVSSSSSSCSSSLSCLEHKKAAQQEPSSSSQTISNDKDARDPSVKQPHVLMHIRRESFDLQGLVKDSTHREARGISVKPAAKDGVGHTLKYIDSPRPSIKSTKPRVSGGNESFQVPAKLRVATWSSNEEKDGCARFLPKDARRFSYDGRESRDASKSTIKLKELPRLSLDSEERSIRRGCNPETKGNYSIKDMQREDRNGNKLLDLQHEPGSAKRPSNVVAKLMGLDLSDSVSTTNSPFRLVNTDQSDRSDPFSRSSRATNENKQDTFSGILLANTKKDSSPQRRGIDPVMKPTSNSKFPIEAAPWRQPHRSKGSQRSDFKQQEEPIKAPNSSSSVYGEMEKRLADLEFKKSGKDLRALKQILEAMQKTKGMTDTGKDHASNFASQISNKSISLDSTVSASQRYLQSNISVPATAKGSQSPKSYKSPTVILKPAKLIDKTHSSASMVNSMNDTLGLRKLRTSDPGDNRKGLVDKKTAKDLTPRNNHVRDLFNRQLHSTDDNSNTRTLKSAQKPKASQTMSEEKVTSSSRSPGVTSPKMQQRRLGLEKQSPPSTPSSNSSMTRRQHTRQSLEATTPGRKLGHKTPNLHQSNVQLRETSTKTRDMSHHDDSTSQQSGSTISLASHTDTEATSIHQSDTITGTHFNKHNQKIKHPVVGLIDDRSMAETRKASSEQPSPVSVLDSTFYRDDSPSPVKKISSAFKDDEAQILEIAEYDPMNQALLSNNTMPSLGAEIDHKRLENLIQNHRCMSRTHEDPITGPLCDSTNPDHMYISDILLASGILGYLESAWTTSELNTSDHLINPNLFLALEDIRTNTMPSDLQPKPDEKIQRKQVFEVVNEFLVHKLVVGDSLKQWFPPNKLADGKPRSQQLLKELCSEVDQLQRTNLNGSLDDEDESLRNILLEDFTDKAKNWTECDSEIPSVVLDVERLIFKDLINEIVSDDSVGLHGWSGGHCRQLFSEKGLRKY